The following proteins are co-located in the Eleginops maclovinus isolate JMC-PN-2008 ecotype Puerto Natales chromosome 1, JC_Emac_rtc_rv5, whole genome shotgun sequence genome:
- the si:ch211-112c15.8 gene encoding tumor necrosis factor receptor superfamily member 1A isoform X2 has product MNFFLVFQLITILLSVGQSHTEPTRQNPLSCSKSCSAGYYNSGPCGENKTEYICKECLSGTFTELKNNITRCLRCDNCGNFDFETQPCTSATNRKCDKCNCNHCKRNNSGCCKRLTCIPSTTTTTTTTATTTPSTSTATLKDVLGLAAVLALLLGLFWFILFIRNRCLCWRAKKDLEPPVILKEQGSHQGSSPHTLTLHISEDTPMVTLSQSAATTEHRDHIRPPLPDDEHKVIKPIDQYEHWPAIVLYAIIKEVPLRRWKEFLRLLSLADQQLERVELEAGSGLGSIERQYQMLRLWSQRSSASLNDVFSALHYMDLCGCAQLLQENLDKLQWKP; this is encoded by the exons ATGAACTTTTTTTTG gtgTTCCAACTGATAACCATCTTGCTTTCTGTGGGACAGAGTCACACTGAGCCTACAAGGCAAAATCCACTTTCATGTTCTAAATCATGCTCAGCTG GATATTATAACTCTGGTCCCTGTGGAGAGAATAAAACAGAGTACATATGTAAAGAGTGCCTCAGTGGCACATTCACAGAATTAAAGAACAACATAACTAGATGCTTACGTTGTGACAATTGTGGAA attttgattttgaaactCAGCCATGCACCTCTGCTACAAATAGGAAATGCGATAAGTGCAACTGTAATCACTGCAAAC GAAACAACAGTGGGTGCTGCAAACG CTTGACATGTATTCCatctacaactacaactacaactacaactGCAACCACAACACCATCTACATCTACAGCTACAT TGAAGGATGTGCTCGGACTCGCTGCAGTTTTGGCGTTGCTTCTGGGCTTATTTTGGTTCATACTTTTCATCAGGAATCGATGTCTCTGCTGGAGAGCGAAAAAAGACCTGGAGCCCCCTGTCATATTGAAAG AACAAGGCAGTCATCAAGGCAGCAGCCCGCACACACTG ACTTTACACATTTCTGAGGATACTCCCATGGTGACTCTCAGTCAGAGTGCAGCCACAACAGAACATCGAGACCACATCAGGCCTCCACTACCAGACGATGAACACAAAG TAATCAAACCAATCGATCAATATGAGCACTGGCCGGCCATCGTCCTCTACGCCATTATCAAGGAGGTGCCCCTGCGTAGGTGGAAAGAGTTCTTGCGTCTGCTCTCGCTGGCTGATCAGCAGCTGGAGCGGGTGGAGCTGGAGGCTGGTTCGGGTCTGGGCTCTATAGAGCGGCAGTACCAGATGCTGAGGCTGTGGAGCCAGCGCTCCTCTGCCAGCCTGAATGATGTCTTCTCGGCCCTGCACTACATGGATTTATGCGGCTGTGCCCAGCTACTGCAGGAAAACCTGGACAAGCTGCAGTGGAAACCTTAA
- the si:ch211-112c15.8 gene encoding tumor necrosis factor receptor superfamily member 1A isoform X1: MNFFLVFQLITILLSVGQSHTEPTRQNPLSCSKSCSAGYYNSGPCGENKTEYICKECLSGTFTELKNNITRCLRCDNCGNFDFETQPCTSATNRKCDKCNCNHCKRNNSGCCKRLTCIPSTTTTTTTTATTTPSTSTATCTTTTSTSKDTQGPVESIPLKDVLGLAAVLALLLGLFWFILFIRNRCLCWRAKKDLEPPVILKEQGSHQGSSPHTLTLHISEDTPMVTLSQSAATTEHRDHIRPPLPDDEHKVIKPIDQYEHWPAIVLYAIIKEVPLRRWKEFLRLLSLADQQLERVELEAGSGLGSIERQYQMLRLWSQRSSASLNDVFSALHYMDLCGCAQLLQENLDKLQWKP; encoded by the exons ATGAACTTTTTTTTG gtgTTCCAACTGATAACCATCTTGCTTTCTGTGGGACAGAGTCACACTGAGCCTACAAGGCAAAATCCACTTTCATGTTCTAAATCATGCTCAGCTG GATATTATAACTCTGGTCCCTGTGGAGAGAATAAAACAGAGTACATATGTAAAGAGTGCCTCAGTGGCACATTCACAGAATTAAAGAACAACATAACTAGATGCTTACGTTGTGACAATTGTGGAA attttgattttgaaactCAGCCATGCACCTCTGCTACAAATAGGAAATGCGATAAGTGCAACTGTAATCACTGCAAAC GAAACAACAGTGGGTGCTGCAAACG CTTGACATGTATTCCatctacaactacaactacaactacaactGCAACCACAACACCATCTACATCTACAGCTACATGTACAACTACAACTTCAACCTCAAAAGACACTCAAGGCCCAGTTGAATCGATTCCCT TGAAGGATGTGCTCGGACTCGCTGCAGTTTTGGCGTTGCTTCTGGGCTTATTTTGGTTCATACTTTTCATCAGGAATCGATGTCTCTGCTGGAGAGCGAAAAAAGACCTGGAGCCCCCTGTCATATTGAAAG AACAAGGCAGTCATCAAGGCAGCAGCCCGCACACACTG ACTTTACACATTTCTGAGGATACTCCCATGGTGACTCTCAGTCAGAGTGCAGCCACAACAGAACATCGAGACCACATCAGGCCTCCACTACCAGACGATGAACACAAAG TAATCAAACCAATCGATCAATATGAGCACTGGCCGGCCATCGTCCTCTACGCCATTATCAAGGAGGTGCCCCTGCGTAGGTGGAAAGAGTTCTTGCGTCTGCTCTCGCTGGCTGATCAGCAGCTGGAGCGGGTGGAGCTGGAGGCTGGTTCGGGTCTGGGCTCTATAGAGCGGCAGTACCAGATGCTGAGGCTGTGGAGCCAGCGCTCCTCTGCCAGCCTGAATGATGTCTTCTCGGCCCTGCACTACATGGATTTATGCGGCTGTGCCCAGCTACTGCAGGAAAACCTGGACAAGCTGCAGTGGAAACCTTAA
- the ttc34 gene encoding tetratricopeptide repeat protein 34 has product MHFLSIVLFPALCNRTPAGVQSLAALLVELQPGADGSQILAADALYQLGRVEEAYRLLLSIGPTSPRAPILARLALLQLHRGFLYDTNQLLKKLIQCGDTSCLRPLLAVAQQKDRVLLQVHCHSAAKRILEGKREETPIREAVAYLSIAIMASGGEAAESLLERARCYALLGQRKTAIFDFSAILKEHPKHPQALCGRGFTHLMLNQQKECTHDILAALQINPDIGIKDILSLNDKARKLVCDWLHQFCRTILSDLLLTDNVPCHEEQLREAFIIAGALMRTDCRDPRWHFLYVDILLTKGEVKAAAAHLCQVFGQEPRDAVAQARVGVVEAWQQNYHSAARRLSKLTEKDASSLPSLLALIPFSQRKRMAQAAAQEASSVSSGGHWALALSLLTVAVQAAGDHRLQYLRQRAACLAQLGLHEGAVADLDRVIKKHSGSQSSCSDDPKVRAEDLCRRGRSLVLCSREAAALEDFCQALELHRKQALQCVEAGLGRLRLGECFLRGALQLYGEQQLSKAWTLIECGLLVEGENAELRRLRARVKREVASPCNMN; this is encoded by the exons ATGCATTTTCTtagtattgtactttttcctGCTCTGTGCAACAGGACTCCTGCTGGTGTCCAGTCCCTGGCTGCGCTGCTGGTGGAGCTGCAGCCCGGTGCTGATGGGTCTCAGATCCTGGCAGCAGATGCCTTGTACCAGCTTGGCCGGGTGGAGGAGGCCTACCGGCTACTACTCTCCATCGGGCCCACCAGCCCTAGGGCACCCATCCTTGCTCGCCTcgccctgctgcagctgcacagaGGCTTCCTTTATGACACCAATCAG CTGCTGAAAAAGCTCATTCAGTGTGGCGATACGAGCTGCTTGCGCCCCCTATTGGCAGTGGCACAACAGAAGGACCGGGTTCTGCTTCAGGTGCATTGCCACTCTGCTGCCAAGCGCATCCttgaaggaaagagagaggagaccCCAATTAGGGAGGCTGTGGCATATCTCTCAATCGCTATCATGGCCTCTG GTGGTGAGGCAGCAGAGTCTTTGCTAGAGAGAGCAAGGTGTTACGCACTGCTGGGCCAGCGAAAGACCGCCATCTTTGATTTCAGTGCCATCCTGAAAGAGCATCCTAAACATCCTCAGGCCCTCTGTGGAAGAGGCTTCACCCATCTCATGCTGAACCAACAAAAG GAATGCACTCATGATATCTTGGCAGCCCTTCAGATAAACCCTGACATAGGTATCAAAGACATCCTGTCTCTTAATGACAAGGCACGGAAACTtgtctgtgattggctgcatcAGTTCTGTCGGACGATTCTGTCAGATCTCCTGCTCACTGACAATGTCCCCTGCCATGAagagcagctcagagaggcTTTTATAATTGCCGGAGCTCTAATGAGGACTGACTGCAGAGACCCCAGATGGCATTTTCTCTATGTGGACATACTTCTAACTAAAG GTGAAGTTAAGGCAGCAGCCGCTCATCTGTGCCAGGTGTTTGGGCAGGAGCCAAGAGATGCAGTGGCCCAGGCCAGGGTGGGCGTGGTGGAGGCCTGGCAGCAGAACTACCACAGCGCAGCTCGCAGGCTTAGCAAACTGACTGAGAAAGACGCATCCAGTCTGCCCTCCCTGCTGGCCCTGATCCCATTCAGTCAGCGGAAACGCATGGCACAG GCAGCAGCACAGGAGGCGAGCAGTGTGTCTTCAGGTGGCCATTGGGCCCTGGCCCTCTCACTCCTCACTGTGGCAGTACAGGCAGCAGGAGATCACAGACTCCAGTATCTCCGGCAGCGGGCTGCCTGCCTCGCTCAGCTGGGTCTACACGAGGGGGCCGTTGCTGACTTGGACAGAGTTATCAAGAAACACAGTGGGTCCCAGTCCAGCTGCTCAGATGACCCCAAAGTCAGGGCAGAGGATCTGTGTCGGCGAGGCCGCAGCCTGGTGCTCTGCTCCAGAGAAGCAGCAGCTCTGGAGGATTTCTGTCAGGCCTTGGAGCTTCACAGGAAACAGGCTCTTCAGTGTGTGGAGGCTGGACTGGGGAGGCTGCGTCTAGGTGAGTGCTTCCTGCGGGGGGCGCTTCAACTCTACGGGGAGCAGCAACTCAGTAAAGCCTGGACGCTGATCGAATGTGGGCTCCTTGTGGAAGGTGAGAACGCAGAGCTCCGCAGACTGAGGGCAAGGGTCAAAAGAGAAGTGGCTAGCCCCTGCAATATGAACTAG
- the alas2 gene encoding 5-aminolevulinate synthase, erythroid-specific, mitochondrial, producing MAAFLHHCPFLKSASMPALRRTGAALLCLADQCPIIARQISVSVSPTQPKPLSTVEQRRLFAQRATQVAVSVSKGCPFVTSQIGIVRASPEVQEDVQEVGPSYDYERFFMEKISEKKKDHTYRVFKTVNRSVEEFPFAEDYSISGRGGSQVSVWCSNDYLGMSRHPRVLAAIKDAVDWHGAGAGGTRNISGTSNFHVSLENELAQLHHKDAALVFSSCFVANDSTLCTLAKMLPECEIYSDAGNHASMIQGIRNSGVKRFIFRHNDSRHLEELLQRSDPKKPKIVAFETVHSMDGGICPLEELCDVAHRYGALTFVDEVHAVGLYGAHGAGVGERDNVMHKIDIVSGTLGKAFGCVGGYVAGSAALVDIVRSFAPGFIFTTALPPMVLAGALESVQVLKSPEGQVLRRSHQRNVKHMRQLLMDKGLPVVNCPSHIIPIQVGNAELNTKVCDTLLEKHSIYVQAINYPTVPRGEELLRLAPSPHHSPAMMEYFVEKLCEVWQEAGLLVNSPATASCTFCDRPLHFDLMSEWEKSVFGNMEPQYITVMA from the exons ATGGCTGCCTTCCTTCATCACTGCCCCTTCCTGAAGTCTGCGTCTATGCCAGCCTTAAGGAGAACAGGAGCCGCCTTGCTCTGTCTGGCTGATCAATGCCCCATCATCGCTCGCCAGATCAGTGTGAGCGTCTCACCCACCCAACCAAAGCCACTGTCTACTGTGGAGCAGAGGAGGCTGTTCGCTCAGAGGGCTACTCAGGTGGCTGTGTCCGTATCCAAGGGCTGCCCCTTCGTCACCTCTCAGATAGGGATTGTTCGAGCCAGCCCTGAGGTACAGGAGGATGTACAAGAAG TCGGCCCAAGCTACGACTATGAGCGCTTCTTCATGGAGAAGATTTCTGAGAAAAAGAAGGACCACACATACAGAGTCTTCAAGACGGTGAACAGGAGCGTTGAGGAGTTCCCCTTCGCAGAGGATTACTCCATCTCTGGGCGGGGGGGCTCCCAGGTGTCCGTCTGGTGCAGCAACGACTATCTAGGAATGAGCCGGCACCCACGGGTTCTCGCTGCAATCAA AGATGCTGTTGATTGGCACGGTGCAGGCGCAGGCGGGACCAGGAACATCTCCGGCACCAGTAACTTCCATGTGTCTCTGGAGAATGAGCTGGCTCAGCTTCACCATAAAGACGCAGCGCTGGtcttctcctcctgctttgTTGCAAATGACTCCACCCTCTGCACTTTGGCTAAGATGCTGCCAG AGTGCGAGATCTACTCTGATGCAGGGAACCACGCATCAATGATACAGGGCATCAGGAACAGCGGAGTCAAGCGCTTCATCTTCCGCCACAACGACAGCCGACACCTAGAGGAACTGCTGCAGCGCTCCGACCCCAAGAAACCTAAAATAGTGGCATTCGAAACTGTGCACTCGATGGACG GTGGTATATGTCCTCTGGAGGAGCTGTGTGATGTTGCTCATCGTTACGGAGCGCTGACATTTGTTGATGAAGTTCACGCAGTGGGCCTGTACGGAGCCCACGGAGCCGGAGTGGGAGAGAGGGACAATGTTATGCACAAGATTGACATTGTTTCTGGGACCTTAG GCAAGGCCTTCGGCTGCGTTGGAGGCTACGTAGCCGGCAGCGCTGCCCTGGTGGACATTGTACGCTCCTTTGCACCCGGCTTCATCTTCACCACCGCCCTGCCCCCAATGGTCCTGGCTGGAGCACTGGAGTCTGTCCAGGTCCTGAAGAGCCCCGAGGGCCAGGTGCTGCGCAGGTCCCACCAGAGGAACGTCAAACACATGAGGCAGCTGCTCATGGATAAGGGCCTTCCTGTGGTCAACTGTCCCAGCCACATCATCCCCATACAG GTGGGCAATGCTGAGCTGAACACCAAAGTGTGCGACACTCTGCTGGAGAAACACAGCATCTACGTCCAAGCCATCAACTACCCCACAGTGCCTCGTGGGGAGGAGCTGCTGCGCCTGGCTCCGTCTCCTCATCACAGCCCCGCCATGATGGAGTACTTTGTGG AGAAACTGTGTGAGGTGTGGCAGGAGGCGGGGCTCCTAGTCAACAGCCCGGCCACAGCTTCCTGCACCTTCTGTGACCGCCCGCTGCATTTTGACCTGATGAGCGAGTGGGAGAAGTCCGTCTTCGGAAATATGGAGCCACAATACATTACTGTTATGGCATAA